In Setaria italica strain Yugu1 chromosome IX, Setaria_italica_v2.0, whole genome shotgun sequence, the genomic stretch CATGGTCGCCACAAGCCTgccaggcgcggcggcggcggcggtggagagcaCTCCCCGCGAGACCATCCTGATCGGAGCACCGGTGGGTGGGACCATGCCACTGGTGGTACCAGTAGCGGTGGCGGGGGAAGGGGCGCTCACAGAAACCACAATAATGGCGGCGGTAGGAGGGGCAATGGCGTCACTGGCTCTGGCAGTGGGGTTTCTCACCatggtggtgctgctggtggtggcggaAGCTTTAGTGGCAGGCGAAGAGGAGGATACGAGCCCTTCTACCGTGGTGGTGGTCCTCCTCCCATGGGCATGGGTCCATACATGAGAGGtgcaccaccccctcctccgccgATGACAGTTCCTCCACCGTTCATgggccctccgccgccgtcggtctCGCCCATGCGTGCATTTGCTGGACCAATGATGTTCCAAGGTAAGGTTGCCCTGCAATTCATACACTCTGCacctttgctgctgctgctgtgtaTTCACCTCATGACATGGTACTGATTGCTTGTCACCATCATTTCCTGTGCCCAGATATGCCATCTCCAGTGCCTCCTGTATCCCCGATATACTTCTATGGGCCTCCCCCACCACCAGAGGCTCTCAGGGGACTGGCTCTTGCACCTCCTATGGTTGGTCCACCTGCTTACCCTTACTTCCAGACCCTGTCTGAGCCACAGCCTGAGCCTGAGCCTGAGCCCGAGCCTGAGCCCGAGCCTGATGTGGAAGAGGAACGTGCCAAGCTGCTGAACCAGATAGAGTTCTACTTCAGGTGGCTGCATTGACCTCTTCTTGCACTACTGAATTCATCACTTGGTTAAAAGTGTGCttctgttgatcatcatcatgTTCTGTGATCCACAGCAAGGAGAACTTATGCTCAGATGTATACCTGAGGCAGCAGATGGATGGGCAGGGCTGGGTTGATATATCTCTTATAGCTGGCTTTAAAAAGGTAATCATAACTACTTCATCTCACTGCTTGATGCATCGTCAAACATTGAACTTTTGGGTTGTTGGTTCGTTGTCGGTACTTGTTTGTCTATCTACTAACGCATAGAGACACTCTTGCATTGTttgatcatgaaattttaatGAGTCTCTACTTAATCCATCTCCCACCTATGTAAAAGTAATTCTGTGCAGTTATTTTGCTCCTGAGATTAATAATAGTTTGCTGTTGAATATATTGGTTTATCATTGTAAGCTGCACCTTTGTTCTTTCATTATACGAAGAATGCATGCGTAATTCGTGTTATGGAGCATTGTTTCATGTTTTTCAACTAGCAATTTCACTATTTGTGTGTTAGTGTTAAACTGCTAATATCAACTATCTAATTTCCCTAGTGCCTTGAACTCTGTTGCATATAATTTTGTTTCAACTCTACTCCAAATATGCTTTCGGTAGCATGGTAGTACTTTATTATAGGTACTGGTTTATGTATAAAGAGGAAAATAATCAATTGAAACTGATTTTTGGGTGTTGGCATCTATGCTTCAATATGTTCCGCTATGCCTATATGTGATCTGGATGGTTCAATCAATGAGCAAGTGATTCAAAACATATACATCCATATGACACTGGAATCCAATCATCATTCAGAAGGCCTGTGTTGAGTTCATGTGTTGGTTCGATTCAGTACTTCTCTGTGGTAATCGCTATATATTTTGTGCTGGATTTTATACTATCAAATTAGATTCCCCAAAAATGCGTTTTTTTTGTATCTTTAATCTTTGGTGCATGAAGGCTCCACTGCTACGTCACTAAATTCTGTGATCCTAGTCATTGTTGGGTTGTTTGGCTGTAATCCTATTTTCTTGGGGCGGTTGCTGTTATTCTAAATTTTGCTCATGCTCCTTTAAAATGATTGTTTCGTTTGATATTGGCCTGGTGGTTATAGTGTAGTGGAGACTTGCATCTGGTTCTAAAAGAAAGTATCTTTTTTGTTATTTGGTATATTTTGACTTTTCATGTCCGTTGTGGATCATGTTTAAAGCCTTAACGACAGTGTTGCATAGAATATCACTTTTCTGTTTTTTATAAGGTGGTCAATATCTGCAGGTATAGAAGCTGCATTTACACACGACGGTCGTGTTGTCAATCTTTATTCTTACTGTTTCTGTTGGATTTGCATGTATGAAAAGGTTTAATTAATGATGATGCCTTTGACCCATAGTGAAGCAGAGGAAACTAATTTCCACATCATTCCTGAAACTTCTGCatacaaaattaaaaatatcgCCTCTCTCTACTTACTTTTTTTTAACTTAATTTTTGGGTGGGATGGGGGTGCCATTGAGTTTGATGAGGAGAATTGCTCGCATGCTATGATGTTTCATGTATTGCTGATTGTGTGATAAACTGCAGATTTCTTCATATGGCCGCTCTGTACGTTTAATGAGGTTCTGTATCCTAAGCACACAACTCAGCTTCATTTGGCCACTCCCTTTGCATGTTAGGATACTGGTTGTTACTTCTTTCTATAAAGGGAGGCAATAGTTAGCTGATTGGATTGGAGTGCAGGAATAAAATATGAGAAAGAGAATCATGAGATCGATATGTCTGAAGTTATGTATTCCATATTCATACCTTTTTGTATGCAAGAATGCAGATGATCTGTATTAGCTTCTCTTAGAATAACATGCTTTTTGTTGATTTAAGCTAACATCTGTAAAAAGTGCATTATTATGCTATAATTATGAATATGTAAAGGTGCAGCAAATGATTGTGTACAGGTAATGTTGGACTTCAAGTTTTGTTGGTTTGTTTGATGTCTATGCATACAGCTGCAATCTCTCCACTTGAGTTTGTAGTTGTGTAAGTAACTGACTAGATTATGGGAAGTGCCATTTGCATCCAATCGTAGTGGCAACAGGTAGGGGTTTGAgggttttttttgtttctttagatGTTGAAAATAGTGGCAACTGCAGAATTGAGTATTTGGTACGGATTATAGTTTGGCAGATATTATGTGCTGCAAGACCTTTTGCACTTGATGTTTTAACATACTTTGTGCAACTTGCatattttgttattttgaattatTTTCCATTCATAAACATTATTTAATCATCTATTGTAGTAAAATGGTTGATTTTAGGCTAAGGAAGCAAGATGACCCGGTTTTCCTTGAAAGTTTCTGTGCATGGTTTGCTGCGAGTCTAAGGCCATCATAGCCTACGACATAGAGTGAGTGTTTGTGGGTTGGATTTTGTTGTAGTGTTAGTTTGGTGTTCTTGGGTTTACTAGTCAACAGCAGGAACTGTTGCTGCTTGCGCTCCTGTATAAATCTGCTGTTTGGGTATTACAGTGCTACCACTGATTTTGAG encodes the following:
- the LOC101753635 gene encoding la-related protein 1B → MEPPAAASSPDPTPQDQAPSPSPAKRSAWKQPAPNGVVDTPAPGPAVMDANHWPALSEAAAKNTKLAPAPAPDSSRPPESSSPSPAPSSAMANSSNSHKHGSGTHHGRHKPARRGGGGGGEHSPRDHPDRSTGGWDHATGGTSSGGGGRGAHRNHNNGGGRRGNGVTGSGSGVSHHGGAAGGGGSFSGRRRGGYEPFYRGGGPPPMGMGPYMRGAPPPPPPMTVPPPFMGPPPPSVSPMRAFAGPMMFQDMPSPVPPVSPIYFYGPPPPPEALRGLALAPPMVGPPAYPYFQTLSEPQPEPEPEPEPEPEPDVEEERAKLLNQIEFYFSKENLCSDVYLRQQMDGQGWVDISLIAGFKKVLELTNDLQYVKETVKSSSILEMQGDKIRKQNDWEKWVIPRESNPDIPSSSASVPRPNVNHLAARLGGMGLHESAASSSSTTHGDVVQNGPPSGDNEAPVVEDNSGHQ